The genomic window ACAGCATAAGATTATGAGTTGTGTTCATTGTACTCTAATTTAGAAAGATGGATGTAGATAGTCTTTTAGAAGATTTCAGTAGCATGGGTAAATGTTGAAATTTTATTATCACTAAATAAATCTTAGTTAATTGGACATTACTACAACTTTATGACTTTGAGTTAGAAAATGTTACTGTAGATGtgacacctaaagcacaagccacaaaagaaagaaatagataaacaTCATCAACATTAAAAacgtttgtgcttcaaaggacaccagCAAGAACATGACCCAGCCAACCAAAGAATGGGAAAAgctatttgcaaatcatatatctggtaaggATCTAGAATTTAGAATACCTTAAAGAACTTTTTAAATTCAACGATATAAAGGCAAATAACCCTATTGAAAAATGAACAGCAGAAGcgggtttagctcagtggttaaacCCCTGCTTGACACATTATGGTTCAATcacctgtacctcctaaaaaaaaaaaaaaaaaagaataagaacaaagtatCTACTgaattagacatttctccaaagaagatacacaagtgattaataagcacatgaaagattcttgcaaatcaaaatgacaatgagatactacttcacacccattaagactataataaaaaagacatcaTAAATCCTGGTGAGGATATAGAGAAACCAGAACCTTCATGCATTtctggttggaatgtaaaatggtgcaggttGCTTTGGGAAAGAATATGGCAGTCCCTTTAAAGGTTAAATTTAGAGTTACCACATAACCAAGAAATTTTACTCCGAGGTAcataaccaaaagaactgaaaatgtgTCCACCCAAAAACTTGCActtgaatgttcatagcagtattattcataatagccagaaAGTGCAAACATCTAGAAAATATCCATCATTTgataaataaaacacaatatattcataaatagaatattgtCAAGCAATACTAAGTGAAGAAAGCAGTTACAAAGGAAtataatgattccatttatatgaaatgtccagaataggcaaattcatagagacagatagtAGATTAATGGTTGCTTAGGGATGGAGCACCTGGATAAAAGTAAAATCAGGTTATTTCCttttaataacaataaaattacTTTCCACTCTCTATCCTCACTCCCTGTAAAACTTTTTTAGGTTTGCCCTTGTTGGTGTTGGATCTGAAGCATCCTCAAAAAAGTTAATGGATCTGTTGCCTAAAAGAGAACTGCATGGTCAGAATCCTGTTGTAACTCCATGCAATAAACAGTTCCTGAGCCAATTTGAAATGCAGTCCAGGAAAAGTAAGCAATCTCTCAGAGGCTTTTACTGAAGAAGCATATCTTAACTAATGTTGCTAGCCATTTGTTAGTTTTGTATTGAAGAAGTTATCTAAGTTTGTTGGGAAATCTATTTTAGAAATTTGATTTAATAGCTGGTTTTGACTGTGGGCCTCAATATTGGAAACCTgttcccatttcattttcctgtagATGTTACAGTCATAATACTGTTCAGCAGTGCACAAGTTCTAGAGTCTTGTCCATTGTCCATTCTTGTCCTGTCATTCCCATCTTATAGAAGGGAAGAAACTACATTCTAGTCCTTAGATTGAAGGAAAGTTACATGGATGTGTGATACGGTGGAATACTGATAACTTGAAAGTATTTGTCGATTTTCTGCTTGGCACCAAGACCTTTCACCACTTGGTAAAGTGAATATAGAAAGATACATGCTATTACACCCTTAGGAATGTTATCATTTAAAAAGATGAGAGGATGATCGTGTAATTAACAGAAATTCAagtggttgtttttcttttaatgttttagcACTTAAGACTTAACTGAAGattatattacaaaatttaaatgaTCTATGCTACTGAAATTAAGATTTCTCTTGAAGAATTTCAGTCTTGGCTGCTGCAGAGTACTGGTATTTTGAAAGTAacctatatttatttattgaatatacATTAAAATGTGGATATTTTGAGACGTCACAATAACTTAAATAGATGCAAATGTTTCCCTAATCAGTATACTTCTCATGCATTTTAACGTATGCCCAAGCCCTTGCAAGATTTAGTGTAAATAAAGTTTGAAatagaattgttactaataacaGTGGTTACATTTCagagaactattttaataaatgcTATTTATGAGTATTTGGATATTTGCAGCTACACAATCAGGACAAATGTCTGGGGAAGGTAAAGCTGGTCCTCCAGGAGGCAGTTCACGTGCAGCATTTCCACAAGGTGGTAGAGGACGGGGCCGTTTTCCAGGGGCTGTTCCTGGTGGGGACAGATTTCCTGGGCCAGCAGGACCAGGAGGGCCACCCCCACCTTTTCCAggtaaaaattttctttaattaccATGGATAAAACATGTCTACCTaatccctctttccttttctctctttttcaagtAATGCATTATTAATGTGACTTACTCTCCTTGTTATGCTATTTTTGGAATCCAGGAAATTTGATCAAGCATCTTGTTAAAGGAACTCGGCCTTTGTTCCTGGAAACTAGGATTCCATGGCATATGGGGCACAGCATAGAGGAAATACCCATTTTTGGCCTAAAaggtctttatttttctccaaacttGCTTGACTTATATATAGAGTATTTACATCCGTCTTATTTTcttacctcttaaaaaaaatcctttcaagaccatttttccttgtttcactttCTAGCGTGGCATCAGAGTAGAATATAAGGTGGGTGATTTCACTGTAAGAAGTGTGTGTACACTGAAAAATGGCAAATATCTCTAagcattgtaatattttttttattaaaaatttttgttttaataatttttcttaagcATAAGTTTGAGCTAGTTATTTGTAAGGATATACTTCACCTATGTGGTTAGTGTAGCTTTTACCATATGGCTTTTATTTAAAGAGAAATAATCTTTGTCTAGGGGTTATGCTTTAAAAGAATAATCTTGGCTTTCAGGTTAAAATATCTTactgaaatgtgtttttttctttctctctctcctttattcTATAGCTGGACAGACTCCACCACGTCCCCCCTTAGGTCCTCCAGGCCCACCTGGTCCACCAGGTCCTCCACCTCCTGGTCAGGTTCTGCCTCCTCCACTAGCTGGGCCTCCTAATCGAGGAGATCGCCCTCCACCACCAGTTCTTTTTCCTGGACAGCCTTTTGGGCAGCCTCCATTGGGTCCACTTCCACCTGGTCCTCCACCTCCTGTTCCAGGCTATGGCCCCCCTCCTGGGCCACCACCTCCACAACAGGGaccacctccacctccaggcCCCTTTCCGCCTCGCCCACCTGGCCCACTTGGGCCACCCCTTACACTTGCTCCTCCTCCGCATCTTCCTGGACCACCTCCAGGAGCCCCGCCTCCAGCTCCACATGTGAACCCGGCTTTCTTCCCTCCACCAACTAACAGCGGCATGCCTACATCAGACAGTCGGGGTCCACCACCAGCAGACCCATATGGCCGACCTCCACCATATGATAGAGGTGACTATGGGCCCCCTGGAAGGTAAGTTAGTATGTTTCTATGAAAGTAGACTGAGTATTTGATTGGTACAAAATTCTCTAAGCTCCATCACCatggtatcttttaaaattatggttTTCCCCCAgatatttaattttctatattGTTTCTCTTCTGTTTGGAAGAGATAGCATGATATGGTAAAAAGCATGATGAATACGGTCAGGAAGactaatcccagctctgccacttacatAGCTTTGTTACTTAGAGCACATCACTAAATCCCATGAgttcatttttgtcatttttaaaatgaaaagaggtgGATTTAGATAATTTT from Dasypus novemcinctus isolate mDasNov1 chromosome 12, mDasNov1.1.hap2, whole genome shotgun sequence includes these protein-coding regions:
- the CPSF6 gene encoding cleavage and polyadenylation specificity factor subunit 6 isoform X1 translates to MADGVDHIDIYADVGEEFNQEAEYGGHDQIDLYDDVISPSANNGDAPEDRDYLDTLPPTVGDDVGKGAAPNVVYTYTGKRIALYIGNLTWWTTDEDLTEAVHSLGVNDILEIKFFENRANGQSKGFALVGVGSEASSKKLMDLLPKRELHGQNPVVTPCNKQFLSQFEMQSRKTTQSGQMSGEGKAGPPGGSSRAAFPQGGRGRGRFPGAVPGGDRFPGPAGPGGPPPPFPGNLIKHLVKGTRPLFLETRIPWHMGHSIEEIPIFGLKAGQTPPRPPLGPPGPPGPPGPPPPGQVLPPPLAGPPNRGDRPPPPVLFPGQPFGQPPLGPLPPGPPPPVPGYGPPPGPPPPQQGPPPPPGPFPPRPPGPLGPPLTLAPPPHLPGPPPGAPPPAPHVNPAFFPPPTNSGMPTSDSRGPPPADPYGRPPPYDRGDYGPPGREMDTARTPLSEAEFEEIMNRNRAISSSAISRAVSDASAGDYGSAIETLVTAISLIKQSKVSADDRCKVLISSLQDCLHGIESKSYGSGSRRERSRERDHSRSREKSRRHKSRSRDRHDDYYRERSRERERHRDRDRDRDRERDREREYRHR